A portion of the Platichthys flesus chromosome 7, fPlaFle2.1, whole genome shotgun sequence genome contains these proteins:
- the LOC133956465 gene encoding fibulin-2-like codes for MNIQKATLFLCLVTLCMDFCLSQKDCTGVDCPVPQNCLETVLEAGACCPTCTQTGCTCEGYQYYDCIQAGFRKGKVPEGESYFVDFGSTECSCPQGGGRISCHFIPCPEIPPNCIEILQPADGCMQCGRVGCTQGSKKYDAGQSFQRDQCQVCHCPSDGGRLTCSPIPGCDLRRVNKPMGTSIENNNPMRDISGRHGGQQTSAVEPLSKLEMGNTLPLYKQDPPSFGTEDYDYTVVEPTSPTIQDLAPALESTTVPPTPPESSSTSSSSQDDRRQETRGKQRSPTPASSGEDEVTHSVDPTATKRSTLQTATTTQRVTTENHRLPQEVGERTIRQNRVVQDTLKDTVNTVHANKAGRHFGHHKRSQDGHTTNHGGPVSAGNKGQGQAPVEHQQTPGREEQGSYPTVQFSPTSRAPVRMREDDDQPQRQAQTLHNYQTQDVGDSQVSAKELVKTCCETGEKWASANGHCNNMEPPAGDRHSICWTAQQQCCRSSLRDGRCLAGMNAARGGSTCEEDAGDKCRIDSYKECCGCCSLGLQFSREGHPCEAHHFLGYHCRHVFLNCCKGEEHTAGNQDGRHTVRERPTQVSSPPPKKVSDSPYPKEAFSIGEERDVENAVEGPVEVEDMDECLIYQGNICHHRCVNTPGSFRCECFPGYVMQEDAFTCAQESVDEENRLKEDDRAAEEPTSPLPSPPSHATVPVDPCEGNSPCEQQCTPVGGRPQCSCSPGFSLRADGRSCEDINECLSVHACHLDELCVNTAGSYICQRPITCPPGYHINNDICEDINECEQRSHNCGFGFECVNTEGSFRCNPKPQCPVGFTHDAQGSCIDLDECAAVAQPCSPAFNCINTAGSFACQRKIICSRGYHPSPDGSRCVDVDECQSSLHRCGEGQLCLNLPGSYRCECQTGYQYDSFRRMCVDVNECWRYPSRLCAQTCENTPGSYECSCTSGFRLSGDGKSCEDVNECLSTPCSQECANIYGSYQCYCRQGYHLREDGHSCEDIDECAQSIGHLCTYKCVNVPGSYQCACPEYGYTMSPNGRSCRDIDECATGANNCSLAETCYNIQGGYRCLALSCPPNYRKVSDTRCERISCPNHLDCQNSPLRITYYYLSFQSNIIIPAQIFRIGPSPAYSGDNVIVTITQGNEENYFSTRKLNAYTGAVYLHRQVEGPRDFLLNVEMKLWRQGTFTTFQAKIYVFITANPL; via the exons atgaaCATTCAGAAGGCcactttgtttttatgtttggtgACTCTGTGCATGGATTTCTGTCTCAGCCAGAAAGACTGCACAGGAGTGGACTGTCCTGTTCCTCAGAACTGCCTTGAAACGGTTCTGGAGGCAGGTGCCTGCTGTCCCACCTGCACACAGACGGGCTGCACCTGCGAGGGTTACCAGTACTACGACTGCATCCAAGCAGGCTTCCGGAAAGGGAAAGTCCCGGAGGGGGAATCTTACTTTGTGGATTTTGGAAGCACCGAGTGCTCCTGTCCCCAGGGAGGGGGGAGAATAAGCTGCCATTTTATCCCGTGCCCAGAAATTCCCCCCAACTGCATTGAAATTTTACAACCTGCGGATGGGTGCATGCAATGTGGGCGAGTCGGCTGCACCCAGGGCAGCAAGAAATACGACGCAGGACAGTCTTTTCAGAGGGATCAGTGCCAGGTTTGCCACTGTCCAAGTGACGGTGGAAGGTTAACGTGTTCACCGATCCCTGGCTGTGACCTTCGTAGGGTTAATAAGCCCATGGGTACATCCATTGAAAACAACAACCCCATGAGAGACATTAGCGGTCGTCATGGCGGCCAACAAACCAGTGCTGTGGAACCTCTCTCCAAGCTGGAAATGGGAAACACTCTGCCACTGTATAAGCAGGACCCACCCAGTTTTGGCACAGAGGATTATGACTACACAGTGGTTGAGCCAACATCTCCCACAATCCAAGATCTGGCCCCAGCGCTGGAGTCTACTACAGTACCACCAACTCCTCCAGAGTcaagctccacttcctccagctcGCAGGacgacaggagacaggagacgagaggaaaacagaggagcCCGACTCCAGCGAGCAGCGGAGAGGATGAAGTCACACACAGCGTTGATCCAACCGCGACCAAAAGATCAACATTGCAAACAGCCACAACCACACAGAGAGtgaccacagagaaccacaggcTGCCACAGGAGGTCGGAGAGAGGACCATTAGACAAAACAGAGTGGTGCAGGACACTTTGAAAGACACAGTGAACACCGTCCACGCTAACAAGGCGGGCAGGCACTTCGGCCATCACAAACGTAGTCAAGACGGTCACACCACAAATCATGGCGGCCCCGTTTCTGCCGGCAATAAGGGACAAGGACAAGCCCCAGTGGAACACCAGCAGACACCcggcagagaggagcagggctCATACCCCACAGTCCAGTTCAGTCCCACCAGCAGGGCCCCGGTCCGGATGAGAGAGGATGACGATCAGCCTCAGAGACAGGCGCAGACCCTCCACAACTACCAGACTCAGGATGTTGGAGACTCACAAG TGTCTGCCAAAGAGCTGGTGAAGACCTGCTGTGAGACAGGGGAGAAATGGGCTTCAGCTAATGGTCACTGCAACAACATGGAGCCACCTGCAGGAGATAGACACTCCATCTGCTG GACTGCTCAACAACAATGCTGCCGCAGCTCCCTGAGAGACGGCCGGTGTTTGGCTGGAATGAACGCAGCGCGAGGAGGGAGTACGTGTGAAGAGGACGCCGGAGATAAATGCAGGATCGATTCCTATAAA GAGTGCTGTGGCTGCTGTTCACTGGGCCTGCAGTTCAGCAGAGAGGGACATCCCTGTGAAGCCCACCACTTCCTGGGTTACCACTGCAGACACGTCTTTCTGAACTGCTGCAAGGGGGAGGAGCACACGGCCGGGAATCAAGATGGCCGGCACACTGTCCGTGAGAGGCCCACCCAGGTTTCCAGTCCGCCACCTAAAAAAG TATCTGACAGCCCATACCCCAAGGAGGCCTTCTCCATCGGCGAGGAGAGGGACGTGGAGAACGCAGTGGAGGGTCCTGTTGAGGTGGAGGACATGGACGAGTGCCTGATATACCAAGGCAACATCTGCCACCACAGATGTGTCAACACGCCCGGCTCCTTCCGCTGCGAGTGCTTCCCTGGATACGTGATGCAAGAGGACGCTTTCACTTGTGCACAAG AATCGGTGGACGAGGAGAACAGACTGAAGGAGgatgacagagcagcagaggagcccACCTCGCCACTCCCCTCGCCTCCCTCCCACGCCACTGTCCCAGTCGACCCCTGCGAAG GAAACAGCCCCTGTGAGCAACAGTGCACCCCAGTGGGCGGAAGGCCACAGTGCTCCTGCTCGCCAGGATTCTCCCTCAGGGCCGATGGACGCTCCTGTGAAG ATATAAACGAGTGTTTGTCCGTGCACGCCTGCCACCTGGACGAGCTCTGCGTGAATACTGCAGGGAGTTACATCTGTCAGAGACCGATCACCTGTCCCCCGGGATACCACATCAACAATGACATCTGTGAAG ATATCAACGAGTGTGAGCAGAGGAGCCACAACTGTGGGTTCGGGTTTGAGTGTGTGAACACCGAGGGCTCGTTCAGGTGCAACCCCAAACCTCAGTGTCCTGTGGGCTTTACCCATGATGCACAGGGCAGCTGTATAG ACCTTGATGAGTGTGCTGCTGTGGCCCAGCCGTGCAGCCCAGCGTTTAACTGCATCAACACAGCCGGATCCTTCGCGTGCCAGAGGAAGATCATATGTAGCCGTGGTTATCACCCCAGTCCTGATGGATCGCGATGTGTTG ACGTGGATGAGTGTCAGAGCAGCCTGCATCGATGTGGAGAGGGCCAGCTGTGCCTCAATCTGCCTGGTTCCTATCGCTGTGAATGTCAAACAGGCTACCAGTATGACTCATTCAGGAGGATGTGTGTAG ATGTAAACGAGTGTTGGCGCTACCCGAGCCGTCTGTGTGCTCAGACCTGTGAGAACACCCCAGGCTCCTATGAATGCTCATGTACCTCTGGCTTCCGCTTATCCGGCGATGGCAAGAgctgtgaag ACGTCAACGAGTGCTTGTCCACCCCGTGCAGCCAGGAGTGTGCCAACATCTACGGCTCCTACCAGTGCTACTGCAGACAAGGCTACCACCTCCGGGAGGACGGACACAGCTGCGAAG ACATCGACGAGTGCGCCCAGAGCATCGGCCACCTCTGCACCTACAAGTGCGTGAACGTGCCCGGCAGTTACCAGTGTGCTTGTCCGGAATACGGCTACACCATGTCTCCAAATGGACGCTCCTGCCGAG aTATCGATGAGTGCGCCACGGGGGCCAACAACTGCTCGCTGGCTGAGACCTGCTACAACATCCAGGGAGGATACCGCTGCCTCGCCCTCAGCTGTCCACCCAACTACCGCAAAGTGTCCGACAC GCGCTGTGAGCGGATCAGCTGTCCCAACCACCTGGACTGTCAGAACTCGCCTCTGAGAATCACCTACTACTACCTCAGCTTCCAGTCCAACATCATCATCCCCGCGCAGATCTTCCGCATCGGACCCTCGCCCGCCTACTCCGGAGACAACGTCATCGTCACCATCACGCAGGGGAACGAGGAGAACTACTTCAGCACCAGGAAGCTGAACGCCTACACGGGGGCCGTGTACTTGCACCGGCAGGTCGAGGGTCCCAGGGACTTCCTGCTGAACGTGGAGATGAAGCTGTGGAGACAGGGGACCTTCACCACTTTCCAGGCCAAGATCTACGTGTTCATCACGGCCAACCCGCTCTAA